The following coding sequences are from one Alphaproteobacteria bacterium window:
- a CDS encoding flagellar biosynthesis regulator FlaF, with protein sequence MSVKAYGSPYGKNKNTNLKPREIEARGLLEAAKRLSDALTEPENRDKMDQALDFQWQLWTLFQTEALGEDFPFSDEMRVLFLQTCRYIDRSILDFYADRNENMKHIHVFIDINRTLAQGFLQNNEASLPLYQGEEQKLSIQF encoded by the coding sequence ATGTCTGTTAAAGCCTATGGATCTCCTTATGGAAAAAATAAAAACACCAATTTAAAACCCAGAGAAATAGAAGCCCGTGGTTTATTAGAAGCTGCAAAACGATTAAGTGATGCTTTGACAGAACCTGAAAATAGGGACAAAATGGACCAGGCGCTTGATTTTCAGTGGCAATTATGGACATTGTTTCAAACTGAAGCCTTAGGTGAAGATTTCCCATTTTCCGATGAAATGCGTGTCTTATTTTTACAAACATGTAGATATATAGATCGTTCAATTTTAGATTTTTATGCGGATCGCAATGAAAACATGAAGCATATTCATGTCTTTATTGATATTAATCGGACGCTCGCTCAAGGTTTTTTACAAAATAATGAAGCGTCTTTACCTTTATATCAAGGTGAAGAACAAAAATTATCCATTCAATTTTAA
- the ftsH gene encoding ATP-dependent zinc metalloprotease FtsH, which produces MSNFGRNMAIWLIIGLLMVALFNIFQGSGDKGPIDTLVYSQFMAKVDSKEVGRVKIQGNRIVGYYNNGTKFIVNTQGDKNLAQVLTDKGVPNVEVSAQEDRMSSFWGIVISWFPMLLFIGVWIFFMRQMQGGGGKAMGFGKSRAKLMSEQPGRVTFADVAGIDEAKEEVQEVVDFLKDPQKFQRLGGKIPKGVLLVGPPGTGKTLLARAIAGEANVPFFSISGSDFVEMFVGVGASRVRDMFEQGKKNAPCIIFIDEIDAVGRHRGAGLGGGNDEREQTLNQLLVEMDGFEANESVILIAATNRPDVLDPALLRPGRFDRQVIVPNPDVGGREKIISIHMKKLPLAGDVKPLVIARGTPGFSGADLANLVNEAALLAARKGRTTVSMAEFEEAKDKVMMGAERRSMVMTEKEKKLTAYHEGGHALVSIHCVSSDPIHKATIVPRGRALGMVMRLPESDRYSVTKEKLLDDICVAMGGRVAEELIFGPTQVTTGASSDIAGATNMARKMVTEWGMSDKLGTILYGEPDREVFLGATITTHKNMSDSTAQLVDEEVKLVIETAYNRAKQILTDNIDKLHLLAQSLLEYETLSGEEIDALLRGEKIVRTPYVTPEGDVPAPKKSSVPTSNDEGEISPKTTPGEQPV; this is translated from the coding sequence GTGTCAAATTTCGGACGCAATATGGCCATTTGGCTTATCATTGGCCTATTAATGGTGGCTTTATTCAATATTTTTCAAGGTTCTGGTGATAAAGGTCCTATTGATACACTCGTTTATTCCCAATTTATGGCAAAAGTTGACAGCAAAGAAGTTGGTCGTGTTAAAATTCAAGGCAACCGTATTGTCGGTTATTATAATAATGGCACAAAATTCATCGTTAATACGCAAGGTGATAAAAATCTTGCTCAAGTGTTAACTGATAAAGGCGTCCCTAATGTTGAGGTTTCTGCGCAAGAAGATCGCATGTCTTCTTTTTGGGGTATTGTTATTTCTTGGTTCCCTATGCTTTTGTTCATTGGTGTTTGGATTTTTTTCATGCGTCAAATGCAAGGTGGTGGCGGCAAAGCTATGGGCTTTGGCAAATCACGCGCAAAATTAATGTCAGAGCAACCAGGTCGTGTGACTTTTGCTGATGTTGCAGGCATTGATGAAGCGAAAGAAGAAGTTCAAGAAGTTGTTGATTTTTTAAAAGATCCTCAAAAATTTCAACGTTTGGGCGGTAAGATTCCTAAAGGCGTGCTTCTTGTTGGTCCTCCAGGTACAGGTAAAACCTTATTAGCGCGTGCGATTGCTGGTGAAGCGAATGTTCCTTTTTTCTCGATCTCGGGTTCTGACTTTGTTGAAATGTTCGTGGGTGTAGGTGCAAGCCGTGTACGCGATATGTTTGAACAAGGTAAGAAAAACGCTCCTTGTATTATTTTTATCGATGAAATTGATGCGGTCGGTCGTCATCGTGGCGCAGGACTTGGCGGCGGTAATGATGAGCGCGAGCAAACACTCAATCAATTACTTGTTGAAATGGATGGCTTTGAAGCCAATGAAAGCGTCATTTTGATTGCAGCAACGAACAGGCCAGATGTTCTTGATCCCGCACTTTTAAGGCCGGGTCGTTTTGATCGTCAAGTTATTGTGCCTAATCCTGATGTAGGCGGACGTGAAAAAATTATCTCGATCCATATGAAAAAATTACCGTTGGCAGGTGATGTCAAACCACTTGTTATTGCGCGTGGTACACCTGGTTTTTCAGGGGCTGATCTTGCTAATCTTGTAAATGAAGCAGCTCTGTTGGCTGCACGTAAGGGACGCACAACCGTATCTATGGCAGAATTTGAAGAAGCTAAAGATAAAGTTATGATGGGCGCAGAACGTCGTTCTATGGTCATGACTGAAAAAGAGAAAAAATTAACAGCCTATCACGAAGGCGGCCATGCTCTTGTTTCAATCCATTGTGTATCTTCTGATCCTATCCATAAAGCAACGATTGTGCCACGTGGACGTGCTTTAGGCATGGTCATGCGCTTGCCTGAAAGCGATCGTTATTCTGTAACCAAAGAAAAATTGCTTGATGATATATGCGTTGCCATGGGTGGACGTGTTGCTGAGGAGCTTATTTTTGGACCAACGCAAGTCACAACCGGTGCTTCAAGTGATATTGCAGGTGCTACTAACATGGCGCGTAAAATGGTGACTGAATGGGGCATGAGCGATAAATTAGGCACCATCCTGTATGGTGAACCTGACCGCGAAGTCTTTTTAGGGGCGACGATTACAACGCATAAAAATATGTCCGATTCAACAGCACAACTTGTTGATGAAGAAGTAAAACTTGTTATTGAAACAGCGTATAATCGTGCCAAACAGATTTTAACAGACAATATCGATAAACTTCATCTTTTGGCGCAAAGTTTACTTGAATATGAAACACTTTCGGGTGAAGAAATTGATGCTTTGTTGCGTGGTGAAAAAATTGTTCGTACACCTTATGTAACACCAGAAGGCGACGTACCTGCGCCTAAAAAATCTTCAGTACCTACAAGTAATGATGAGGGTGAAATATCACCTAAAACGACACCTGGGGAACAGCCGGTTTAG
- a CDS encoding nucleoside deaminase — translation MNMKYFTHSPMIFALEYAFRAFSEDEVPIGAIILDPKSGKIITAQHNQMRCSGNPIAHAEICAITEACRILNQQRLNGYVLYVTLEPCPMCAQAISFARLDKVIFGAYDPKGGGIIHGPRIFDQSTCHFQPEIIGGVHEEACQNILKDFFISKR, via the coding sequence ATGAATATGAAATATTTTACCCATAGCCCCATGATATTCGCTTTAGAATACGCGTTTAGAGCTTTTTCAGAAGATGAAGTGCCTATCGGTGCAATCATTTTAGATCCAAAAAGCGGTAAAATCATTACGGCACAACATAATCAAATGCGATGCTCTGGAAATCCTATAGCGCACGCCGAAATATGCGCCATTACTGAAGCATGTCGTATTCTTAATCAGCAACGTCTTAATGGTTATGTTCTTTATGTGACATTAGAGCCTTGCCCTATGTGCGCTCAAGCAATTTCCTTTGCGCGCCTTGATAAAGTTATTTTTGGTGCTTATGATCCAAAAGGCGGCGGTATCATTCATGGGCCAAGAATTTTTGATCAATCCACATGTCATTTTCAGCCTGAAATTATTGGAGGTGTTCATGAAGAAGCATGTCAAAATATTCTTAAAGATTTTTTTATATCAAAAAGATAA
- the nth gene encoding endonuclease III, translating into MKKENIILFFDTLQKQNPHPKTELYYKSPFTLLIAVVLSAQATDLGVNKATKPLFEHIETPEDIINLGVENLSNYLKNLNYYKTKSKNVVALSKILVEKHEGLVPENREDLEALPGVGRKTANVILNTAFNQPTIAVDTHIFRVSNRTGLSIGKTPLAVELGLIQKIPQKYLHEAHHWLILLGRYICKARKPECPKCPVRSFCDYPDKTI; encoded by the coding sequence ATGAAAAAAGAGAATATCATTTTGTTTTTTGATACACTTCAAAAACAAAACCCACATCCCAAAACAGAACTCTATTACAAAAGTCCTTTTACACTTTTAATCGCTGTTGTTTTATCAGCCCAAGCAACAGATTTGGGCGTCAACAAAGCAACAAAGCCTTTATTTGAGCATATTGAAACACCAGAAGACATTATAAATTTAGGTGTAGAAAATCTATCCAATTACCTTAAAAATCTCAATTATTACAAAACTAAATCAAAAAATGTTGTGGCACTTAGCAAAATCTTGGTTGAAAAACATGAAGGACTTGTACCCGAAAATAGAGAAGATTTAGAAGCTTTGCCAGGTGTAGGTCGCAAGACAGCAAATGTTATTTTAAACACTGCCTTTAACCAACCAACCATTGCCGTTGATACACATATTTTTCGCGTTTCTAATCGTACAGGCCTATCAATAGGCAAAACACCTTTGGCTGTAGAATTAGGATTAATTCAAAAAATACCCCAAAAATATTTACATGAGGCACATCATTGGCTTATTTTATTGGGCCGTTATATTTGCAAAGCACGCAAACCTGAATGTCCAAAATGCCCTGTTCGCTCTTTTTGCGACTATCCCGATAAAACGATTTAA
- a CDS encoding flagellar biosynthesis repressor FlbT encodes MSLKIVLKPDEKIIINQAVIINGKTKTEFIVENKSAILRKKDILKEEDAITPCKGLYYLLQMAYLFPESEDINLNLAYQLIEDIKVAAPSLSAQILHISLTLNEKNFYKALKDCQKLISVEEEILKNVC; translated from the coding sequence ATGTCTTTAAAAATTGTTTTAAAACCTGACGAAAAAATTATAATCAATCAAGCTGTTATAATAAATGGTAAAACTAAAACTGAATTTATCGTTGAAAACAAATCTGCCATTTTACGTAAAAAAGATATTTTGAAGGAAGAAGATGCAATAACACCTTGTAAAGGGCTTTATTACCTTCTCCAAATGGCTTATTTGTTTCCTGAATCTGAAGATATAAATCTTAATCTTGCATATCAATTGATTGAAGATATTAAAGTTGCTGCACCCAGTTTATCGGCACAAATATTGCATATATCTTTAACGCTCAATGAGAAAAATTTTTATAAAGCGCTAAAAGATTGCCAAAAGCTGATATCGGTTGAAGAGGAAATATTAAAAAATGTCTGTTAA
- a CDS encoding TIGR00730 family Rossman fold protein, whose translation MTQITHLNTNQQTELQINALCVFCGSSARGREEHRQAATNLGKLFASKNIRLVYGGGRVGLMGIIADSVMQTGGEVTGIIPGHLEKSEVGHEGISELIVVDSMHLRKELMFQKSDGFVILPGGFGTLDELFEILTWKQLHLHDKPVIIVNINHYWDPLKTLIDHSISEGYAHPSHSKLFTFVDTIEEILPALNQIHEERLPLSAKWI comes from the coding sequence ATGACGCAAATTACCCATTTAAATACAAATCAACAAACAGAATTACAGATAAATGCCTTATGTGTGTTTTGTGGTTCTTCTGCGCGTGGACGTGAAGAACATCGTCAAGCAGCAACTAATTTAGGCAAATTATTTGCTTCAAAAAATATCCGTCTTGTTTATGGTGGCGGACGCGTTGGCTTAATGGGTATTATTGCAGATTCAGTAATGCAAACAGGCGGAGAAGTCACAGGTATTATCCCTGGTCATCTTGAAAAAAGTGAAGTAGGTCACGAAGGCATTTCTGAACTTATTGTTGTTGATTCAATGCATCTTCGTAAAGAATTAATGTTTCAAAAATCAGATGGTTTTGTTATTTTGCCTGGTGGTTTTGGAACATTGGATGAATTATTTGAAATTTTAACATGGAAACAGCTTCATTTGCATGATAAGCCTGTTATCATTGTTAATATTAATCATTATTGGGATCCTTTAAAGACGCTTATTGACCATTCAATTTCAGAAGGTTATGCGCATCCAAGTCATTCAAAATTGTTCACTTTTGTTGATACAATTGAAGAAATTTTACCGGCGTTGAATCAAATCCATGAAGAGCGTTTGCCTTTATCTGCAAAGTGGATCTAA
- the dapB gene encoding 4-hydroxy-tetrahydrodipicolinate reductase, with protein sequence MHVISIGILGIMGRMGQAISGLIQKDPQFQLIGGTLNPESNHIIHETSLCLSTSPDLIFEKSDILIDFTNPETLIKHLNLSKIYNKPIVIGTTGLTKNHHDFIDEAAATIPILYAPNMSLGINVLHALVEKAASILGPQFDIEILEKHHNQKIDAPSGTALSLGQAAAKGRNVNFEDQSVLNWVGHPKRKENEIGFAVQRGGDMAGEHIVSFFGPQERIELSHSASSRQVLAYGALKAASWIYQKKPGRYSMMDVLNLK encoded by the coding sequence ATGCATGTTATTTCTATTGGTATATTGGGCATTATGGGTCGTATGGGTCAAGCAATTTCAGGCCTAATTCAAAAAGATCCTCAATTTCAACTTATTGGGGGGACATTGAATCCTGAATCCAATCATATTATTCACGAAACAAGTTTATGTTTATCAACAAGCCCAGATCTCATTTTTGAAAAATCAGATATATTAATAGATTTTACAAATCCCGAAACACTTATAAAACATTTAAATTTAAGTAAAATTTACAACAAACCAATCGTTATTGGTACAACAGGTCTTACAAAAAATCATCATGATTTTATTGATGAAGCCGCAGCAACAATTCCGATACTTTATGCGCCAAATATGAGTTTAGGTATCAATGTATTACATGCTTTAGTCGAAAAAGCAGCGTCAATTTTAGGGCCACAATTTGATATAGAGATTTTAGAAAAACATCATAATCAAAAAATTGACGCACCTTCAGGCACTGCACTTTCATTAGGGCAGGCGGCAGCAAAAGGACGTAACGTTAATTTTGAAGATCAATCCGTTTTAAATTGGGTAGGCCATCCTAAAAGAAAAGAAAATGAAATTGGCTTTGCAGTGCAACGCGGTGGCGATATGGCAGGTGAACATATTGTCTCATTTTTCGGCCCTCAAGAAAGAATAGAGCTAAGCCATTCTGCAAGCTCAAGACAAGTTTTAGCCTATGGCGCATTAAAAGCTGCATCGTGGATTTACCAAAAAAAACCAGGGCGGTACTCTATGATGGATGTCTTGAATTTAAAATGA
- the tilS gene encoding tRNA lysidine(34) synthetase TilS, protein MIKSQDFTSILSSYPQIRSKIAIAISGGPDSLCLMLLLHEWVQKNHRTLVAITCDHGLRLESLAEALWVKNICNALNIEHHILTLEGAKPKTGIQEWARLKRYEAFELFCIEHNIQDLFLAHHQDDQIETFLMRLLAKSTWYGLASMPVVQQGKIINLVRPLLHHTKNNLIETLQRFNAKIWMNDPSNNNQKYLRSKIRHELIPSLPIEMNTEYLVKTIDGIRFYRDALDEEVNYLHDKHIIYHLEGYAQFKQHILHQLPQNIVVLLLKKCLQNIGAHKNPIRYDALSNIVEKLRLNTKKITLAHCLIELRKDVVYIFRENRHLPNPQLLKGKGFCIWDNRYLIKYDLKDTQSYSLEPIGKNINNVDPIWLKSYRKKAFFSFPVLKGVDGFIHLPHLCYSTIDVFLKVDFLPLWRKNCLEGNII, encoded by the coding sequence ATGATCAAATCACAAGATTTTACCTCAATACTTTCTTCTTATCCTCAGATACGATCCAAAATTGCCATCGCTATTTCAGGTGGCCCAGATAGTCTTTGCCTCATGTTATTGCTGCATGAATGGGTACAAAAAAATCATCGAACTCTTGTAGCGATCACATGCGATCACGGCCTTCGTCTTGAATCTTTGGCGGAAGCTTTATGGGTCAAAAATATTTGTAACGCGCTGAATATTGAGCATCATATTTTAACATTAGAAGGCGCGAAACCTAAAACAGGAATTCAAGAATGGGCGCGTCTTAAACGATACGAAGCTTTTGAGCTTTTCTGTATTGAACATAATATTCAAGATTTATTTTTAGCTCACCATCAAGATGATCAAATTGAAACTTTTTTAATGCGCCTTTTGGCCAAAAGTACTTGGTATGGATTAGCATCGATGCCTGTTGTGCAGCAAGGTAAAATCATTAATCTTGTAAGACCTTTGCTTCATCATACAAAAAATAATTTAATCGAAACGCTTCAAAGATTTAATGCAAAAATCTGGATGAATGATCCGAGTAATAACAATCAAAAATATTTAAGAAGCAAAATTCGCCATGAATTAATACCGTCATTACCTATAGAAATGAATACTGAATATTTAGTAAAAACAATTGATGGTATTCGTTTTTATCGAGATGCACTCGATGAAGAAGTCAATTATTTGCATGACAAACATATCATTTATCATTTAGAGGGCTATGCTCAATTTAAACAGCATATTCTTCATCAATTACCACAAAATATAGTAGTTTTATTGCTTAAAAAATGTCTTCAAAACATTGGCGCACATAAAAATCCAATACGTTATGATGCCTTAAGCAATATTGTTGAAAAATTACGATTAAATACAAAAAAAATAACACTTGCGCATTGTTTAATTGAATTACGAAAAGATGTTGTTTACATTTTTCGCGAAAATCGACATTTGCCTAATCCACAACTTCTTAAGGGTAAGGGATTTTGTATTTGGGACAATCGGTATCTTATAAAATACGATCTTAAGGATACTCAGAGTTATAGCTTAGAGCCAATAGGTAAAAACATAAACAATGTTGACCCAATATGGCTTAAATCGTACAGAAAAAAAGCTTTTTTTTCATTTCCTGTTTTAAAAGGGGTTGACGGGTTTATTCACCTTCCCCACTTATGTTATAGTACTATAGATGTTTTTTTAAAAGTTGATTTCCTTCCTCTTTGGCGTAAGAATTGCCTAGAAGGAAATATAATATAA
- a CDS encoding DUF2608 domain-containing protein, with product MRYFKSKAIFLLFFTTITLNLNAIPFKRIIELKTINDIFSIIENIKINYKENIDEDAFEAQNTAFVFDIDGTITVEAKHILNQELVREQKDHAQIVADHFKIPISTFMTHIDRLWYKMNHEIQLVEKNTATFINNIQEKGYTAFTCTASEFVRNDQRLQLMKKEDIDFSKSFMGLFRGAHFDFFSQFPEHKGHTSARNSTKAQKIDVLIQEINDIREIIRLPKIENLIFIDNYKGEVEKVRKNCKNVKNIISFHYTYVKNHTSLDEIIADYQKYVRDCFIVESDSDESEEDDESEIDEEKCPKICINETLDRLDTLAIVALEEFSDQFSLENTKHFSKFTSHLEDLPQNMLHTFVIPVVYDDQTKEDSCLVKIGMEDKKNMLVFESFAAPKDMSRHIWLSEYLEKEGLGKFDLENQDLVRSNNFYDYNTKTSIYFLKGPQINVNEIENTLYTKVPLFDFLLSIEYGLHIGIDENKREICPFFLRTAFSLIDEIKCLNYR from the coding sequence ATGCGTTATTTTAAAAGTAAAGCCATTTTTTTGTTGTTTTTTACGACAATTACATTAAATTTAAATGCAATTCCTTTTAAACGAATTATTGAATTGAAAACAATTAATGACATTTTTTCAATTATTGAAAATATCAAAATTAACTATAAAGAAAATATTGATGAAGATGCTTTTGAAGCTCAAAACACAGCCTTTGTATTCGATATTGATGGCACTATTACTGTTGAAGCAAAACACATACTTAATCAAGAATTGGTTAGAGAACAAAAAGACCATGCGCAAATAGTTGCTGATCATTTTAAAATTCCAATTAGTACTTTTATGACGCATATTGATCGCCTTTGGTATAAAATGAATCATGAAATTCAATTGGTTGAAAAAAATACGGCCACCTTTATTAATAATATTCAAGAAAAAGGATATACTGCTTTTACATGTACAGCTTCAGAATTTGTACGAAATGATCAAAGATTACAATTAATGAAAAAAGAAGATATTGATTTTTCAAAAAGTTTTATGGGTCTGTTTAGAGGTGCGCATTTTGATTTTTTTTCACAATTTCCAGAACATAAAGGCCATACAAGCGCTAGAAATAGCACAAAAGCACAAAAAATTGATGTGCTGATTCAAGAAATAAATGATATTCGAGAAATAATAAGATTGCCAAAAATAGAAAATTTAATTTTTATCGATAATTATAAAGGGGAAGTTGAAAAAGTACGTAAAAATTGTAAAAATGTAAAAAATATTATTTCATTTCATTATACCTATGTTAAGAATCATACTTCCTTAGATGAGATAATTGCAGATTATCAAAAATATGTTAGAGATTGTTTTATTGTGGAAAGTGATTCAGACGAATCGGAAGAAGATGATGAATCGGAAATAGATGAAGAAAAATGCCCTAAAATTTGTATAAATGAAACTTTAGATAGACTTGATACATTAGCAATTGTTGCATTAGAAGAATTTTCTGATCAATTTTCATTAGAAAACACTAAACATTTTTCGAAATTCACAAGTCATTTAGAAGATTTGCCGCAAAACATGCTCCATACTTTTGTGATTCCAGTTGTTTATGACGATCAGACAAAGGAAGATTCTTGCTTAGTCAAAATTGGCATGGAGGATAAAAAAAATATGCTTGTATTTGAGTCTTTCGCTGCCCCTAAAGATATGTCTCGACATATATGGCTTTCTGAATATTTAGAGAAGGAGGGTTTAGGAAAATTCGATCTTGAAAATCAAGATCTCGTTCGGTCCAATAATTTTTATGATTATAATACGAAAACCAGTATTTATTTTTTAAAAGGCCCTCAAATCAATGTTAACGAAATAGAAAATACTCTTTATACAAAAGTGCCCCTTTTTGATTTTCTTTTAAGCATTGAATATGGACTTCATATAGGCATTGATGAAAATAAGCGTGAAATTTGTCCATTTTTTTTGCGGACAGCATTTTCTTTAATTGATGAAATAAAATGCTTAAATTATAGATGA